From Abditibacteriota bacterium, a single genomic window includes:
- a CDS encoding DUF2961 domain-containing protein translates to MMLILLSVAILAAAAPIFAAELYELEDEVSFAISPENPTGARGGGAVSELRGGLKPSPSITVGPGETAALADYEGTGTIDSIWFGGDVTPEFILRIYWDGAKTPAVECPLPAFFAHARPTNVNHYDKKYPVLDSSQVFISPRLGMNCYWAMPFGKSFRMTLENTSSRARVSYYTINGTLKKLPKNAGRFHTEYRENIPVKPGVPVTVLDVKGAGKYAGTALCLRSDAEKARGCGCWCEGEVRFYIDGDKDRPTVNFTGLEDYFGGSNAWEVDGVVYTTVSGLYSGLYCINHSETGDGRAEDWFMAYRWHVKDPVKFKKDLRVTMFDLGWNKEYIPLANDYITTAYYYLDTP, encoded by the coding sequence ATGATGCTCATCTTACTGTCTGTTGCCATTCTTGCCGCTGCGGCGCCCATCTTCGCCGCAGAGCTCTACGAGCTGGAGGACGAAGTCTCCTTTGCCATCTCTCCGGAGAACCCCACAGGCGCCCGGGGCGGAGGAGCCGTATCCGAACTCAGGGGAGGTCTGAAGCCTTCTCCGTCCATCACCGTCGGCCCCGGAGAAACGGCTGCGCTCGCCGACTATGAGGGAACGGGGACCATAGACAGCATATGGTTCGGCGGCGACGTGACGCCGGAATTCATACTGAGGATATACTGGGACGGAGCCAAGACTCCCGCCGTGGAGTGCCCCCTGCCCGCCTTTTTTGCCCATGCCCGGCCCACCAACGTGAACCACTACGACAAAAAATATCCGGTGCTGGACTCGTCCCAGGTGTTCATCTCTCCCAGACTGGGCATGAACTGCTACTGGGCCATGCCCTTCGGCAAGAGCTTCCGCATGACCCTGGAGAACACCTCTTCCCGGGCCCGGGTCAGCTATTATACCATAAACGGGACCCTGAAGAAGCTGCCGAAGAACGCCGGCCGGTTCCACACGGAATACAGGGAAAACATCCCGGTAAAGCCCGGGGTGCCCGTTACCGTTCTGGATGTAAAAGGCGCGGGCAAATATGCGGGCACGGCCCTGTGTCTGCGGAGCGACGCCGAAAAAGCCAGGGGCTGCGGCTGCTGGTGCGAGGGAGAGGTGCGCTTTTACATAGACGGGGACAAGGACAGGCCCACGGTCAACTTCACCGGACTGGAGGACTACTTCGGAGGCTCCAACGCCTGGGAGGTGGACGGGGTGGTATATACCACTGTGTCCGGCCTCTACTCAGGCCTTTACTGCATCAACCACAGCGAGACCGGCGATGGCAGGGCCGAGGACTGGTTCATGGCCTACAGATGGCACGTGAAAGACCCGGTGAAATTCAAAAAGGACCTGCGCGTCACCATGTTTGACCTGGGCTGGAACAAGGAATACATCCCTCTGGCCAACGACTATATCACCACGGCCTACTATTATCTGGACACACCGTAA
- a CDS encoding DUF2961 domain-containing protein, with amino-acid sequence MYLLILLLAALLPCRICAQEMFTLEEASSFTLSAENPSGAKGGGALPETKGGLKPSPAVTVQPRETAVIADFSGEGTVNSIWIGGEVSPDFTLRIYWDGAKEPAVYCPLPAFFAHASPVDVNHFDGRFPVLNSSMILISPNHGMNCYWKMPFRKGFRITLTNESERPLTTFYTINGTLRHIPGSAGYFHTQYRQGAAEKGKPVVFADIKGKGKYVGTALCIRTESPGCWCEGEPRFYIDGDGERPTINFTGLEDYLCGSFAWTVGGDYHTVSGFHAGLYCINRAPGTHGYKGDLFMGYRWHDADPIYFARDLKATLFSLGWNRDTTGFETRADDVRATAYYYLDTP; translated from the coding sequence GTGTACCTGTTGATCCTTTTGCTGGCGGCTCTTTTGCCCTGCCGCATCTGCGCGCAAGAAATGTTTACCCTGGAGGAAGCCTCCTCCTTCACCCTGTCTGCGGAAAACCCATCGGGGGCAAAGGGAGGCGGGGCCCTGCCGGAAACCAAGGGTGGCCTGAAGCCCTCCCCCGCAGTCACCGTTCAGCCCCGGGAGACCGCCGTTATAGCGGACTTCAGTGGCGAAGGGACCGTAAACAGCATCTGGATAGGCGGCGAAGTCTCTCCCGACTTCACCCTGCGCATATACTGGGACGGAGCCAAAGAGCCGGCAGTTTACTGTCCCCTGCCCGCCTTTTTTGCCCACGCCTCTCCCGTGGACGTAAACCATTTTGACGGCAGGTTCCCGGTGCTCAATTCTTCCATGATACTTATCAGCCCAAATCACGGCATGAACTGCTACTGGAAAATGCCCTTCAGGAAGGGTTTCCGCATTACTCTGACCAACGAGTCGGAGCGTCCCCTGACCACGTTTTACACCATCAACGGGACTCTGAGGCATATCCCCGGGAGCGCAGGTTATTTTCATACCCAATACCGGCAAGGCGCCGCGGAAAAGGGAAAGCCGGTGGTCTTTGCCGACATAAAGGGGAAGGGCAAATACGTGGGCACGGCTCTGTGCATCAGGACCGAGAGCCCCGGCTGCTGGTGCGAAGGCGAGCCGCGTTTTTATATCGACGGGGACGGGGAGCGGCCCACCATCAACTTTACGGGCCTGGAGGACTATCTCTGCGGCTCCTTTGCCTGGACGGTGGGCGGAGATTACCACACGGTATCCGGCTTTCACGCCGGCCTCTACTGCATCAACCGGGCGCCCGGCACCCACGGCTACAAGGGAGACCTGTTCATGGGCTACAGATGGCACGATGCGGACCCCATCTATTTTGCCAGGGATCTGAAGGCCACCCTTTTCAGTCTCGGCTGGAACCGGGACACCACCGGCTTTGAGACCCGGGCCGATGACGTACGCGCCACCGCATATTATTATCTGGACACGCCCTGA
- the metG gene encoding methionine--tRNA ligase, giving the protein MSKNYYITTPIYYVNDVPHIGNAYTTIIADCFSRYTRLMGTPCHFLTGTDEHATKVAAVAQQKGIPTKEFVDGLSEAFQQVWKNLDIEYDDFIRTTEPRHKDVVRAIFSQLLDQGDIYKGVYKGWYCSPCETFFLESELVDGCCPNPECRRPVQLVEEENYYFRLSAYGDRLLAYIKDHPDFLLPESRKNEVVGFIKQGLKDVSITRKNTGWGITVPGDDNMVIYVWFDALINYISAAGYLADPDKFTSLWPADLQLMGKDIFVRFHSTFWPALLMALNLELPKHIIGHGFWTINGEKISKSKGNAVSPAQMAEELSEKSGASIEVCRDAVRYYLARETTFGVDGDFSFDTFYGRYNSDLANDLGNLLNRSLGMLTSYNEGRLPAPVPGALRIAITDAQAEYVRGMEAFAPNQALDAVWDLINAGNKYIQDSMPWQLNKEGRREELDLVLFSALEVIRAAAIMVSPFMPNTAREILKQLGIGSREFKWEDVISPDPFAGAEGIAARPIFPRMGGKGDKKQQAAPKKEEPKQPAEPAGSDDTISIEDFAKLDLRVGRITAAEKVEGADKLYKLTVDLGSETRTICAGMAPYYEADYMVGKEIVVIANLKPRKIRGILSHGMMLAGEDANGVKFLSPEGQLEPGSKIR; this is encoded by the coding sequence ATGAGTAAAAATTATTATATAACCACTCCCATTTATTACGTCAACGACGTGCCTCATATAGGCAACGCCTATACCACCATCATAGCCGACTGCTTCAGCCGGTACACCAGGCTCATGGGGACGCCCTGTCATTTTCTCACGGGCACAGACGAGCACGCCACCAAGGTGGCGGCCGTAGCTCAGCAGAAGGGGATCCCCACCAAGGAATTCGTGGACGGACTGTCGGAGGCCTTTCAGCAGGTGTGGAAAAACCTGGACATAGAGTATGACGACTTTATCCGCACCACCGAGCCCCGCCACAAGGACGTGGTCCGGGCCATATTCAGCCAGCTGCTGGACCAGGGCGACATATACAAGGGCGTTTACAAGGGCTGGTACTGCTCGCCCTGCGAGACCTTTTTCCTGGAGAGCGAGCTGGTGGACGGCTGCTGTCCCAACCCGGAATGCAGACGGCCCGTGCAGCTGGTGGAGGAAGAAAACTACTACTTCAGACTGTCCGCCTACGGCGACAGGCTGCTGGCATACATCAAGGATCATCCTGATTTTCTCCTGCCCGAGTCCCGCAAGAACGAGGTGGTGGGCTTTATCAAGCAGGGCCTCAAGGACGTGTCCATCACCCGTAAGAACACGGGCTGGGGCATCACCGTGCCCGGCGACGACAACATGGTGATCTACGTGTGGTTTGACGCCCTCATCAACTATATCAGCGCCGCCGGCTATCTGGCCGACCCGGACAAATTCACCTCTCTGTGGCCTGCGGACCTGCAGCTCATGGGCAAGGACATATTCGTCCGGTTCCACTCCACCTTCTGGCCCGCATTGCTGATGGCCCTCAATCTGGAGCTGCCGAAGCACATCATAGGCCACGGCTTCTGGACCATCAACGGCGAAAAGATCTCCAAGAGCAAGGGCAACGCAGTGAGCCCCGCCCAGATGGCGGAGGAGCTGTCGGAAAAGTCCGGCGCCTCCATAGAGGTGTGCAGAGACGCGGTGCGCTATTATCTGGCCAGAGAGACCACCTTCGGAGTGGACGGCGACTTCAGCTTCGACACCTTTTACGGCAGATACAACTCGGACCTGGCCAATGACCTGGGCAACCTGCTGAACAGGTCTCTGGGCATGCTCACCTCCTACAACGAGGGCCGTCTGCCCGCGCCGGTGCCCGGAGCCCTGCGCATAGCCATCACAGACGCTCAGGCGGAATACGTCAGAGGCATGGAAGCCTTTGCTCCCAATCAGGCTCTGGACGCCGTGTGGGACCTCATCAACGCCGGCAACAAATACATACAGGACAGCATGCCCTGGCAGCTCAACAAGGAGGGCCGCAGGGAGGAGCTGGACCTGGTGCTGTTCTCGGCTCTGGAGGTCATCAGAGCGGCGGCCATCATGGTGTCTCCCTTTATGCCCAACACTGCCCGGGAGATCCTGAAGCAGCTGGGCATAGGCTCCCGGGAGTTCAAATGGGAGGACGTGATCAGCCCCGATCCCTTTGCGGGAGCCGAGGGCATAGCGGCCCGGCCCATATTCCCCAGAATGGGGGGCAAGGGTGACAAAAAGCAGCAGGCTGCTCCCAAAAAGGAGGAGCCCAAGCAGCCGGCAGAGCCCGCCGGCAGCGACGACACCATATCCATCGAGGATTTTGCCAAGCTGGATCTGAGAGTGGGCAGGATCACTGCCGCGGAAAAGGTGGAGGGCGCCGACAAGCTCTACAAGCTCACCGTGGACCTGGGCTCCGAGACCCGCACCATCTGCGCGGGCATGGCTCCCTATTACGAGGCGGATTATATGGTGGGCAAGGAGATAGTGGTCATAGCCAATCTGAAGCCCCGGAAGATCAGGGGCATCCTGAGCCACGGCATGATGCTGGCCGGCGAGGACGCCAACGGAGTCAAGTTCCTGAGTCCCGAAGGACAGCTGGAGCCCGGCTCAAAGATCAGATAG
- the ispE gene encoding 4-(cytidine 5'-diphospho)-2-C-methyl-D-erythritol kinase, producing MEIKAFAKVNLTLEVGERRPDGYHSLRSITACVSLCDRLTVTLKEGGKIDLDCSDGSIPTETNTAYRAALAFRDAFCPGLGAEIRLQKHIPSQAGLGGGSSDASAVLLALNRLCGSPASPRELAALGAGLGSDMPLFIYGGICLMEGRGEKITPLPDSFPMDLILLKPGTGVSTREAYAMLDRRGTAGSLTSPRSLPGSREEYYKIACNSFEEPAAALNGEVPLAAAHLKAAGAEFTLLCGSGSAVMGVYEDPAARDRALEQLLRATDMQALPCRIMTREEYAREMFGDITIL from the coding sequence ATGGAGATCAAAGCCTTTGCCAAGGTCAATCTGACCCTGGAAGTGGGAGAGAGGCGGCCCGACGGCTACCACTCCCTGAGGAGCATCACGGCCTGCGTGTCCCTCTGCGACAGGCTGACCGTGACCCTCAAAGAAGGCGGGAAGATAGACCTGGACTGCTCCGATGGGAGCATACCCACAGAGACCAACACGGCATACAGGGCGGCTCTGGCCTTCAGAGACGCCTTTTGCCCCGGTCTGGGAGCGGAGATCAGGCTGCAAAAGCATATACCCAGTCAGGCGGGCCTGGGCGGCGGGAGCAGCGACGCCTCGGCGGTGCTGCTGGCCCTCAACAGGCTCTGCGGAAGCCCTGCCTCCCCCCGGGAGCTGGCGGCTCTGGGAGCCGGTCTGGGCTCGGATATGCCTCTCTTTATTTACGGAGGCATCTGCCTTATGGAGGGCAGGGGAGAGAAGATCACCCCCTTGCCGGACTCCTTTCCCATGGACCTCATACTGCTGAAGCCCGGGACGGGAGTTTCCACCCGGGAGGCCTACGCCATGCTGGACCGGCGGGGGACCGCCGGGAGCCTGACAAGCCCCCGCAGCCTGCCCGGCAGCAGAGAAGAATACTACAAGATAGCCTGCAACTCCTTTGAGGAGCCCGCCGCGGCCCTCAACGGTGAGGTGCCCCTGGCGGCGGCTCACCTGAAGGCAGCCGGCGCGGAGTTCACCCTGCTGTGCGGCTCCGGGTCCGCGGTGATGGGAGTATATGAGGACCCGGCGGCCCGGGACCGGGCTCTGGAGCAGCTGCTCCGCGCCACAGATATGCAGGCTCTGCCCTGCAGAATAATGACGAGAGAAGAATACGCAAGAGAGATGTTCGGAGACATCACGATCCTGTAG
- a CDS encoding nucleotidyltransferase family protein — MKIDAVVLAGAPANEFEDEVPLTSRAMVMLDGKTMLDRVLEPISANESISRTCAVGHVVSDCADAILEPGDTLVDNVKKALSEFVDAEYVLLSTSDIPLIDSDSVSDFLAQALEEDWDLVYPVCRREVAEGLYPDLKRTYVRIADGEFTGGNMMLIKTDYFDRLLPVLSKLYEYRKQPAKLAGLLGLQIIFRFLLSRINTAFLDLATIEKHASRILGGGRMKALITGHPEICEDLDKKEELPLYEAILKERSDSI; from the coding sequence ATGAAGATAGACGCAGTAGTATTGGCCGGCGCTCCGGCCAACGAATTTGAAGACGAAGTCCCCCTAACCTCCAGAGCCATGGTCATGCTGGACGGCAAGACCATGCTGGACCGGGTGCTGGAGCCCATATCGGCCAACGAAAGCATCAGCCGGACCTGCGCCGTGGGTCACGTGGTCTCCGATTGTGCCGACGCCATACTGGAGCCGGGCGATACTCTGGTGGACAACGTGAAAAAGGCTCTCTCCGAGTTCGTGGATGCTGAGTACGTGCTGCTCTCTACCAGCGACATCCCTCTCATAGACTCCGACTCCGTCTCCGACTTTCTGGCGCAGGCCCTGGAGGAGGACTGGGATCTGGTGTATCCCGTCTGCCGCAGGGAAGTGGCGGAGGGCCTCTATCCCGACCTGAAAAGGACCTACGTCAGGATAGCCGACGGCGAATTCACCGGCGGCAATATGATGCTCATCAAGACAGACTATTTTGACCGTCTCCTGCCGGTGCTCTCCAAGCTCTACGAATACAGAAAGCAGCCTGCCAAACTGGCCGGCCTGCTGGGCCTGCAGATCATATTCCGTTTTCTCCTCTCCCGGATCAACACCGCCTTTCTGGACCTTGCAACCATCGAAAAGCACGCCTCGCGCATATTGGGAGGCGGCAGGATGAAGGCCCTCATCACCGGCCATCCGGAGATATGCGAAGATCTGGACAAAAAAGAGGAGCTGCCTCTCTATGAGGCCATTCTGAAGGAAAGGTCGGACAGTATATGA
- a CDS encoding 1-deoxy-D-xylulose-5-phosphate synthase codes for MIKVNSPEDLKHLSLEEKKQYAAELRETIIRTVSENGGHLASNLGVVELTIALHSVFDSPRDKIIWDVSHQAYAHKLICGRSEEFHTLRKPGGISGFTNTGESPHDVFTFGHAGASISAAMGLAKARDLSGGSERIVAVIGDGSIGSGLCFEALNNLVSARTNLIVVLNDNTMSISRNVGAFAKHLTKLRLKKKLAKRYRDIRAMLTPLPGGSFLYRAIKGIINGFIRLFQSQQGVMFEELGFSYLGPYDGHNIAELEDVLSAAGRLGGGVVVHVITKKGMGYCHAEEHPDKFHGISPFEQDSGQVIARSASPSFTELFSKKLVELGEKDPRITAITAGMADGTGVRSFATRFPERSFDVGISEGHAVTFSAGLARGGRIPVVAIYSTFLQRAYDSIAHDICLQGLPVILAIDRAGLVGDDGPTHHGVFDIAYLRHLPNMTICAPRNGELLGALMDFAAASGSAVAVRYPRGAAPEPLAGEPAFEGEAQCLLRGSDALIAAAGPMAYTALRAAELLSAEGVSLEVWDPVFLKPLSPALCARMTELGRPVFTLEDGAAAGGFGSAVGEMLTEAGCPGLHVHSFGIPDRFVEHGGVKYLREQLGLSAEAVAAEIKARLASCRRDNG; via the coding sequence ATGATCAAGGTCAACAGCCCCGAGGATCTGAAACATCTGTCTCTCGAAGAAAAAAAGCAATATGCTGCAGAGCTGAGAGAGACCATCATCCGCACGGTATCGGAAAACGGAGGACATCTGGCCTCCAACCTGGGAGTGGTGGAGCTGACTATAGCCCTGCACAGCGTGTTTGATTCCCCCAGGGACAAGATCATCTGGGACGTGAGCCATCAGGCCTACGCCCACAAGCTCATATGCGGCCGTTCGGAGGAGTTCCATACCCTGAGAAAGCCGGGAGGCATCTCCGGCTTTACCAACACGGGGGAGAGCCCTCACGACGTCTTTACCTTCGGACATGCCGGAGCCAGCATCTCCGCCGCCATGGGACTGGCCAAGGCCAGGGACCTGAGCGGAGGCAGCGAGCGCATAGTGGCCGTCATAGGCGACGGCTCCATAGGCTCGGGCCTGTGCTTCGAGGCCCTGAACAATCTGGTGTCTGCCAGGACCAATCTGATAGTGGTGCTCAACGACAACACCATGTCCATTTCCCGCAACGTGGGCGCCTTTGCCAAGCATCTGACCAAGCTGAGACTGAAGAAAAAGCTGGCCAAGCGCTACAGGGATATCAGGGCCATGCTGACGCCCCTGCCCGGAGGCAGCTTTTTGTACAGGGCCATCAAGGGCATCATCAACGGCTTTATCCGCCTGTTCCAGTCCCAGCAGGGCGTCATGTTCGAAGAATTGGGCTTCAGCTATCTGGGCCCCTATGACGGGCACAATATAGCCGAGCTGGAGGACGTGCTGTCCGCCGCCGGCCGTCTGGGAGGCGGCGTGGTGGTGCACGTGATCACCAAAAAGGGCATGGGCTACTGTCACGCCGAGGAGCACCCGGACAAGTTCCACGGCATCAGCCCCTTTGAGCAGGATTCGGGACAGGTGATAGCCAGGTCCGCGTCTCCCTCCTTCACCGAGCTGTTTTCCAAAAAGCTGGTGGAGCTGGGTGAAAAGGACCCCCGCATCACCGCCATCACGGCAGGTATGGCGGACGGCACCGGCGTCAGGAGCTTTGCCACCCGGTTCCCGGAGCGCAGCTTTGACGTGGGCATCTCCGAGGGCCACGCCGTCACCTTCAGCGCCGGCCTTGCCAGAGGCGGCCGCATACCGGTGGTGGCCATTTATTCCACCTTTTTGCAGAGAGCCTATGACAGCATAGCCCATGACATCTGTCTTCAGGGACTGCCGGTGATACTGGCCATAGACCGGGCCGGGCTGGTGGGGGACGACGGCCCCACACATCACGGAGTCTTTGATATAGCCTATCTCAGGCATCTGCCCAATATGACCATATGCGCTCCCCGCAACGGAGAGCTGCTGGGCGCCCTGATGGACTTCGCAGCCGCCAGCGGCTCGGCCGTGGCAGTCAGGTATCCCAGAGGAGCCGCCCCCGAGCCTTTGGCAGGGGAGCCGGCCTTTGAGGGAGAAGCTCAGTGTCTCCTGAGAGGCAGCGACGCCCTCATAGCCGCGGCGGGCCCCATGGCATACACGGCCCTTCGGGCTGCGGAGCTGCTGTCGGCAGAAGGCGTCAGCCTCGAGGTGTGGGACCCCGTGTTCCTGAAGCCCCTGAGCCCTGCCCTCTGCGCCCGCATGACAGAGCTGGGACGCCCTGTGTTCACTCTGGAGGACGGAGCGGCCGCCGGCGGCTTTGGCTCGGCGGTGGGAGAAATGCTGACGGAGGCAGGCTGCCCCGGGCTCCACGTCCACAGCTTCGGCATCCCCGACAGATTTGTGGAGCATGGCGGAGTCAAGTATCTGAGAGAGCAGCTGGGCCTTTCGGCGGAGGCTGTGGCCGCAGAGATAAAAGCGCGGCTGGCAAGCTGCCGCCGGGACAATGGGTGA
- a CDS encoding 1-deoxy-D-xylulose-5-phosphate reductoisomerase, with amino-acid sequence MINICLLGSTGSIGTQVLDVARRLPDRIHITALSAMYNGERLLEQIREFGPEYASIGTEKGFEELKDRAPAGTELLWGPDSMIHMATLPQISKTVVSVAGFPGFAPTMAALKAGKTVCLASKEVLVAGGHLVSRLAKRMQSPIVPIDSEHSAVFQCLQGERRESVRRIIITASGGAFRDRTTEEMRHVTPAQALDHPTWKMGKKVTVDCATLMNKGLEVIEAKWLFDLEPEQVSVVQHRESIVHSMVEYHDSAVIAQLGAPDMRVPIQYALLYPDRAASGLPGLDLVKAGALHFEEPDTVRFPALELARSALKAGGSVPCVMSAADKAAVDLFLDGKIGFLDIVPLVEREMERTPFVPDPSLEEIIAINDEVEQRVLREHGSG; translated from the coding sequence ATGATCAATATTTGTTTGCTGGGGTCCACGGGCTCCATCGGCACTCAGGTGCTGGACGTAGCCCGGCGTCTGCCGGACCGGATACATATCACGGCCCTGTCCGCCATGTACAACGGGGAGAGGCTGCTGGAACAGATACGGGAATTTGGCCCGGAATACGCCTCCATAGGCACGGAAAAGGGCTTTGAAGAATTGAAGGACCGGGCGCCTGCGGGCACGGAGCTCCTGTGGGGCCCCGACAGCATGATCCATATGGCGACTCTGCCGCAGATATCCAAGACCGTGGTGTCCGTGGCGGGCTTTCCCGGCTTTGCCCCCACTATGGCGGCCCTGAAGGCCGGCAAGACCGTGTGCCTGGCCTCCAAGGAGGTGCTGGTGGCCGGAGGGCATCTGGTGAGCCGTCTGGCCAAAAGGATGCAGAGCCCCATAGTGCCCATCGACTCGGAGCATTCAGCCGTGTTCCAGTGTCTGCAGGGAGAGCGCCGGGAGTCGGTCAGAAGGATCATCATCACCGCCTCCGGCGGCGCCTTCAGAGACAGGACCACCGAGGAGATGCGCCACGTGACCCCCGCCCAGGCATTGGATCATCCTACCTGGAAAATGGGCAAAAAGGTGACTGTGGACTGCGCGACCCTCATGAACAAGGGTCTGGAGGTCATAGAGGCAAAGTGGCTCTTTGATCTGGAGCCGGAGCAGGTGTCAGTGGTGCAGCACAGGGAGAGCATAGTCCACAGCATGGTGGAATATCATGACTCCGCTGTCATAGCCCAGCTGGGCGCGCCGGATATGAGAGTGCCCATCCAATACGCGCTGCTCTATCCCGACAGAGCGGCCTCGGGACTGCCGGGGCTGGACCTGGTCAAGGCCGGAGCCCTTCATTTCGAGGAGCCGGACACGGTCCGTTTCCCCGCGCTGGAGCTGGCCCGGTCTGCCTTGAAGGCAGGGGGCAGCGTTCCCTGCGTCATGAGCGCGGCGGACAAGGCCGCCGTGGACCTGTTTCTCGACGGGAAGATAGGCTTTTTGGATATAGTGCCTCTGGTGGAGAGGGAAATGGAGAGGACGCCCTTTGTCCCGGACCCCTCCCTGGAGGAGATCATCGCCATCAACGACGAAGTGGAGCAGCGGGTCCTGAGAGAACACGGGAGCGGGTAA